Proteins encoded together in one Urocitellus parryii isolate mUroPar1 chromosome 3, mUroPar1.hap1, whole genome shotgun sequence window:
- the Crybb2 gene encoding beta-crystallin B2 → MASDHQTQAGKPQPLNPKIIIFEQENFQGHSHELSGPCPNLKETGVEKAGSVLVQAGPWVGYEQANCKGEQFVFEKGEYPRWDSWTSSRRTDSLSSLRPIKVDSQEHKIILYENPNFTGKKMEIIDDDVPSFHAHGYQEKVSSVRVQSGTWVGYQYPGYRGLQYLLEKGDYKDSSDFGAPHPQVQSVRRIRDMQWHQRGAFHPSN, encoded by the exons ATCATCATCTTTGAGCAGGAGAACTTCCAGGGCCACTCCCACGAGCTCAGCGGGCCCTGCCCCAACCTGAAGGAGACCGGCGTGGAGAAGGCGGGCTCCGTCCTGGTGCAGGCTGGACC CTGGGTGGGCTACGAGCAGGCCAACTGCAAGGGCGAGCAGTTCGTGTTCGAGAAGGGCGAGTACCCCCGATGGGACTCCTGGACCAGCAGCCGCAGGACAGACTCCCTCAGCTCCCTGAGGCCCATCAAAGTG GACAGCCAGGAGCACAAGATCATCCTCTACGAGAACCCCAACTTCACGGGGAAGAAGATGGAGATCATAGATGACGACGTGCCCAGCTTCCACGCCCACGGCTACCAGGAGAAGGTGTCCTCGGTGCGGGTGCAGAGCGGCAC GTGGGTCGGCTACCAGTACCCGGGCTACCGCGGGCTGCAGTACCTGCTGGAGAAGGGCGACTACAAGGACAGCAGCGACTTCGgggctccccacccccaggtgcAGTCCGTGCGCCGCATCCGCGACATGCAGTGGCACCAACGTGGCGCCTTCCACCCCTCCAACTAG